The Excalfactoria chinensis isolate bCotChi1 chromosome 10, bCotChi1.hap2, whole genome shotgun sequence genome has a segment encoding these proteins:
- the SHF gene encoding SH2 domain-containing adapter protein F isoform X3: MLLSGAAAGSERGGGAGAGAGPGPGAPQCVGTMARWLREHLGFRSAKPAPPAPPKPDYRAGPPQPPPPPGGAAEPLASAQPDIVAAYRLQKERDFEDPYSGAPPPAAPDGPRYVSPKHRLIKVEAAEKPPASPAPPPAAPGSPPAGHEPPDEPPQELAVLEDYADPFDAAQVAGSQAGMEKVAENDGYMEPYEAQKMMAEIRQKGLREAPTQPLHLYDTPYEPISGGLDVDTDRPACPRPRESRLPEDDERPPEEYDQPWEWKKERISKAFAVEIKVIKDLPWPPPVGQLDSGETPPDGEASASVPLQHSLHSYEDANGAARASCT; encoded by the exons ATGCTGCTGAGCGGAGCGGCGGCCGGCTCAgagcgcggcggcggggccggggctgggGCCGGGCCCGGGCCCGGGGCGCCGCAGTGCGTGGGCACCATGGCCCGCTGGCTCCGCGAGCACCTCGGCTTCCGCAGCGCCAAGCCCGCGCCGCCCGCGCCGCCCAAACCCGACTACCGAGCCGGGCCGCCGCAGCCGCCCCCGCCGCCGGGAGGCGCCGCCGAGCCGCTGGCCTCGGCCCAGCCCGACATCGTGGCCGCGTACCGCCTGCAGAAGGAGCGCGACTTCGAGGACCCCTATAGCGGGGCGcctcctcccgccgcccccGACGGGCCCCGCTACGTCTCGCCCAAGCACCGGCTCATCAAAGTGGAGGCCGCCGAGAAGCCGCCCGccagccccgcgccgccccccgccgcccccggctcGCCCCCCGCCGGCCACGAGCCGCCCGACGAGCCGCCGCAGGAG ctGGCTGTCCTGGAGGATTACGCAGACCCCTTTGATGCCGCGCAGGTGGCTGGTAGCCAGGCAGGGATGGAGAAGGTGGCAGAGAATGATGGGTATATGGAACCATATGAAGCCCAGAAGATGATGGCTG AGATTCGCCAGAAAGGCTTACGGGAGGCTCCAACCCAGCCGCTTCACCTCTACGACACTCCCTACGAGCCCATCTCTGGAGGGCTGGATGTGGACACTGACCGTCCTGCCTGCCCCAGGCCTAGGGAATCTCGGTTGCCCGAGGATGATGAGCGGCCACCAGAGGAGTATGACCAGCCCTGGGAGTGGAAGAAGGAGAGGATCTCCAAAGCCTTTGCAG TTGAAATCAAGGTCATTAAAGACCTGCCATGGCCGCCACCAGTGGGACAGCTCGACAGCGGCGAAACCCCCCCGGACGGTGAGGCCAGTGCCTCTGTccccctgcagcacagcctgcacagcTATGAAGACGCCAACG gagCAGCCAGGGCTTCATGCACATGA
- the LOC140256613 gene encoding olfactory receptor 10A7-like: protein MFLITMTGNFLIILVATADPALHTPMYYFLKNLALIEICFTLNIVPRMLMDLLLERRQISFSSCALQLYFVIFFVTSECFLLSAMAYDRYVAICHPLHYTTSMNRRVCFHMVVACWIAGIPFSAGLTGWLFSYPFCGSREIEHFFCDIAPVLDLVCSDTYLFELIVFVATVTIVLIPFILIAASYIQIIHTILQMPSSRGRGKTFFTCFAHLVVVTLFYCTTGLIHLRPRSRFLVKRKLVALSYTVVTPMLNPIIYSLRNKEVKHALRKIFGRRQFSKMPLPRGFHLFSKSRSQFKG, encoded by the coding sequence ATGTTCCTAATCACAATGACAGGGAACTTTCTCATAATTTTAGTAGCAACTGCTGATCCTGCCTTACACACCCCAATGTATTATTTTCTCAAAAACCTGGCGCTGATCGAAATTTGCTTTACATTAAACATAGTGCCCAGGATGCTTATGGATTTGTTGTTGGAGAGAAGACAgatctccttttcttcctgtgccCTGCAACTTTACTTTGTCATATTCTTTGTCACTTCTGAGTGCTTCCTCTTGAGTGCCATGGCATATGACAGATACGTGGCTATATGCCATCCCCTGCACTACACCACCAGCATGAACAGGCGAGTGTGTTTTCATATGGTCGTAGCATGCTGGATTGCTGGTATTCCATTTTCCGCAGGACTCACTGGCTGGCTATTCAGCTATCCCTTTTGTGGCTCTAGAGAGATTGAGCACTTCTTTTGTGATATTGCTCCTGTTCTAGATTTGGTCTGTTCAGACACGTACTTATTTGAGCTTATTGTGTTTGTCGCTACTGTTACAATTGTTTTGATCCCGTTTATCTTGATAGCAGCCTCTTACATCCAGATAATCCACACCATCCTCCAAATGCCATCTTCCAGAGGAAGAGGCAAAACTTTCTTCACCTGCTTTGCTCACCTGGTGGTGGTGACGCTGTTCTACTGTACAACTGGCTTGATACATTTAAGACCAAGGTCCAGATTCTTGGTAAAGAGGAAACTGGTGGCTCTTTCTTATACAGTAGTAACTCCTATGCTGAACCCAATCATCTACAGCTTACGAAACAAAGAAGTAAAGCATGCTCTAAGGAAGATATTTGGAAGGAGACAGTTCAGCAAGATGCCTCTGCCCAGAGGGTTTCACTTATTTTCTAAAAGTCGCTCACAGTTTAAAGGTTGA
- the LOC140256977 gene encoding mitotic-spindle organizing protein 2-like, whose translation MSGAALGKAAAAAARPRRKVLSAEEAELFELAQAAGSGLDPEVFKVLLDLLRMNVAPLAVFQVLKSMCAGQRLPAGSESAPPAAPLADSRGRNKSSSAVSGTQVLMERSGQEGSAQRMPRQPSASRLQKAGASGKNSGGNSS comes from the exons ATGTCGGGAGCGGCGCTCGggaaggcggcggcggcggcggcgcggccgcgGCGGAAGGTGCTGAGCGCGGAGGAGGCGGAGCTGTTCGAGCTGGCTCAGGCGGCGGGCAGCGGGCTGGACCCGGAGGTGTTCAA GGTGCTGTTGGACCTGCTGCGCATGAACGTGGCGCCGCTCGCCGTCTTCCAGGTGCTGAAGTCCATGTGCGCGGGGCAGCGGCTGCCGGCGGGCTCCGAGAGCGCTCCACCCGCCGCGCCGCTCGCCGACAGCCGAG ggagaaataaaagcagttctgctgtcaGCGGGACCCAGGTTCTCATGGAAAGGAGTGGCCAGGAAGGATCTGCCCAGAGGATGCCTCGGCAGCCAAGTGCAAGTCGGCTGCAGAAAGCGGGAGCTTCTGGAAAGAACAGCGGAGGCAACAGTAGCTAA
- the SHF gene encoding SH2 domain-containing adapter protein F isoform X1, translating into MLLSGAAAGSERGGGAGAGAGPGPGAPQCVGTMARWLREHLGFRSAKPAPPAPPKPDYRAGPPQPPPPPGGAAEPLASAQPDIVAAYRLQKERDFEDPYSGAPPPAAPDGPRYVSPKHRLIKVEAAEKPPASPAPPPAAPGSPPAGHEPPDEPPQELAVLEDYADPFDAAQVAGSQAGMEKVAENDGYMEPYEAQKMMAEIRQKGLREAPTQPLHLYDTPYEPISGGLDVDTDRPACPRPRESRLPEDDERPPEEYDQPWEWKKERISKAFAVEIKVIKDLPWPPPVGQLDSGETPPDGEASASVPLQHSLHSYEDANGPSEGLGYGRTSPCREEKARAALKHGASSLKSTKTLITEPGPFLGERIDPALPLESQCWYHGAISRTDAETLLRLCKEASYLVRNSETSKNDFSLSLKSSQGFMHMKLSRTQENKYVLGQHSPPFDSVPEIIHHYASRKLPIKGAEHMSLLYPVAIRTL; encoded by the exons ATGCTGCTGAGCGGAGCGGCGGCCGGCTCAgagcgcggcggcggggccggggctgggGCCGGGCCCGGGCCCGGGGCGCCGCAGTGCGTGGGCACCATGGCCCGCTGGCTCCGCGAGCACCTCGGCTTCCGCAGCGCCAAGCCCGCGCCGCCCGCGCCGCCCAAACCCGACTACCGAGCCGGGCCGCCGCAGCCGCCCCCGCCGCCGGGAGGCGCCGCCGAGCCGCTGGCCTCGGCCCAGCCCGACATCGTGGCCGCGTACCGCCTGCAGAAGGAGCGCGACTTCGAGGACCCCTATAGCGGGGCGcctcctcccgccgcccccGACGGGCCCCGCTACGTCTCGCCCAAGCACCGGCTCATCAAAGTGGAGGCCGCCGAGAAGCCGCCCGccagccccgcgccgccccccgccgcccccggctcGCCCCCCGCCGGCCACGAGCCGCCCGACGAGCCGCCGCAGGAG ctGGCTGTCCTGGAGGATTACGCAGACCCCTTTGATGCCGCGCAGGTGGCTGGTAGCCAGGCAGGGATGGAGAAGGTGGCAGAGAATGATGGGTATATGGAACCATATGAAGCCCAGAAGATGATGGCTG AGATTCGCCAGAAAGGCTTACGGGAGGCTCCAACCCAGCCGCTTCACCTCTACGACACTCCCTACGAGCCCATCTCTGGAGGGCTGGATGTGGACACTGACCGTCCTGCCTGCCCCAGGCCTAGGGAATCTCGGTTGCCCGAGGATGATGAGCGGCCACCAGAGGAGTATGACCAGCCCTGGGAGTGGAAGAAGGAGAGGATCTCCAAAGCCTTTGCAG TTGAAATCAAGGTCATTAAAGACCTGCCATGGCCGCCACCAGTGGGACAGCTCGACAGCGGCGAAACCCCCCCGGACGGTGAGGCCAGTGCCTCTGTccccctgcagcacagcctgcacagcTATGAAGACGCCAACG GGCCATCAGAGGGTCTGGGCTATGGCCGCACCTCAccctgcagggaggagaaggCCAGGGCAGCTCTTAAACATGGTGCCAGCAGCCTCAAGAGCACCAAGACATTGATCACAGAGCCTGGTCCCTTCCTTGGGGAGAGGATTGACCCTGCACTGCCCCTGGAGAGCCAGTG CTGGTACCATGGGGCCATCAGCCGGACAGATGCAGAGACGCTGCTGAGGCTCTGCAAGGAAGCCAGCTACTTGGTGCGCAACAGCGAGACCAGCAAGAATGACTTCTCCCTCTCCTTGAA gagCAGCCAGGGCTTCATGCACATGAAACTATCCCGGACCCAGGAGAACAAGTATGTGCTAGGTCAGCACAGCCCACCCTTTGACAGCGTGCCAGAGATCATTCATCACTACGCCAGCCGCAAGCTGCCCATCAAGGGGGCTGAACACATGTCCTTGCTTTACCCAGTGGCTATCCGCACTCTATAG
- the SHF gene encoding SH2 domain-containing adapter protein F isoform X2, giving the protein MLLSGAAAGSERGGGAGAGAGPGPGAPQCVGTMARWLREHLGFRSAKPAPPAPPKPDYRAGPPQPPPPPGGAAEPLASAQPDIVAAYRLQKERDFEDPYSGAPPPAAPDGPRYVSPKHRLIKVEAAEKPPASPAPPPAAPGSPPAGHEPPDEPPQELAVLEDYADPFDAAQVAGSQAGMEKVAENDGYMEPYEAQKMMAEIRQKGLREAPTQPLHLYDTPYEPISGGLDVDTDRPACPRPRESRLPEDDERPPEEYDQPWEWKKERISKAFAGPSEGLGYGRTSPCREEKARAALKHGASSLKSTKTLITEPGPFLGERIDPALPLESQCWYHGAISRTDAETLLRLCKEASYLVRNSETSKNDFSLSLKSSQGFMHMKLSRTQENKYVLGQHSPPFDSVPEIIHHYASRKLPIKGAEHMSLLYPVAIRTL; this is encoded by the exons ATGCTGCTGAGCGGAGCGGCGGCCGGCTCAgagcgcggcggcggggccggggctgggGCCGGGCCCGGGCCCGGGGCGCCGCAGTGCGTGGGCACCATGGCCCGCTGGCTCCGCGAGCACCTCGGCTTCCGCAGCGCCAAGCCCGCGCCGCCCGCGCCGCCCAAACCCGACTACCGAGCCGGGCCGCCGCAGCCGCCCCCGCCGCCGGGAGGCGCCGCCGAGCCGCTGGCCTCGGCCCAGCCCGACATCGTGGCCGCGTACCGCCTGCAGAAGGAGCGCGACTTCGAGGACCCCTATAGCGGGGCGcctcctcccgccgcccccGACGGGCCCCGCTACGTCTCGCCCAAGCACCGGCTCATCAAAGTGGAGGCCGCCGAGAAGCCGCCCGccagccccgcgccgccccccgccgcccccggctcGCCCCCCGCCGGCCACGAGCCGCCCGACGAGCCGCCGCAGGAG ctGGCTGTCCTGGAGGATTACGCAGACCCCTTTGATGCCGCGCAGGTGGCTGGTAGCCAGGCAGGGATGGAGAAGGTGGCAGAGAATGATGGGTATATGGAACCATATGAAGCCCAGAAGATGATGGCTG AGATTCGCCAGAAAGGCTTACGGGAGGCTCCAACCCAGCCGCTTCACCTCTACGACACTCCCTACGAGCCCATCTCTGGAGGGCTGGATGTGGACACTGACCGTCCTGCCTGCCCCAGGCCTAGGGAATCTCGGTTGCCCGAGGATGATGAGCGGCCACCAGAGGAGTATGACCAGCCCTGGGAGTGGAAGAAGGAGAGGATCTCCAAAGCCTTTGCAG GGCCATCAGAGGGTCTGGGCTATGGCCGCACCTCAccctgcagggaggagaaggCCAGGGCAGCTCTTAAACATGGTGCCAGCAGCCTCAAGAGCACCAAGACATTGATCACAGAGCCTGGTCCCTTCCTTGGGGAGAGGATTGACCCTGCACTGCCCCTGGAGAGCCAGTG CTGGTACCATGGGGCCATCAGCCGGACAGATGCAGAGACGCTGCTGAGGCTCTGCAAGGAAGCCAGCTACTTGGTGCGCAACAGCGAGACCAGCAAGAATGACTTCTCCCTCTCCTTGAA gagCAGCCAGGGCTTCATGCACATGAAACTATCCCGGACCCAGGAGAACAAGTATGTGCTAGGTCAGCACAGCCCACCCTTTGACAGCGTGCCAGAGATCATTCATCACTACGCCAGCCGCAAGCTGCCCATCAAGGGGGCTGAACACATGTCCTTGCTTTACCCAGTGGCTATCCGCACTCTATAG